The Puntigrus tetrazona isolate hp1 chromosome 19, ASM1883169v1, whole genome shotgun sequence genome has a segment encoding these proteins:
- the jazf1a gene encoding juxtaposed with another zinc finger protein 1a translates to MWPSSVKHSSCLSAQVNSSMFVSPVPPPPPAPPSCCFAPHPPPIGWQPSKQLQLQSPPPLLPQRAAGYSITPIPHSLRLRRSASSRTSANTSIMTGVAAASFFSNVCRFGGCGLHFESLGELIVHIEDNHIDTDPRVLERQELQQPTYVALSYINRFMTEAARREQETQKKKVQPKIAISVTGGVSRNSTATPPRHSNGSLTPPVTPPITPSSSFRSSTPTGSECDEEEVEYEDSDSDESWTTESAISSESILSSMCMNGGDEKPFACPVPGCKKRYKNVNGIKYHAKNGHRTQIRVRKPFKCRCGKSYKTSQGLRHHTINFHPPL, encoded by the exons ATGTGGCCCTCCTCAGTCAAGCATTCCTCTTGTTTGTCCGCTCAGGTGAACAGCAGCATGTTTGTTTCGCCggtccctcctcctcctcctgctcctccgtCATGCTGCTTTGCCCCCCATCCCCCTCCCATTGGCTGGCAGCCGTCTAAACAGCTCCAGCTGCAATCACCGCCGCCGCTGCTGCCGCAACGAGCTGCCGGCTATTCGATCACCCCCATCCCGCACAGCCTCCGCCTTCGCCGGTCTGCAAGCTCACGGACCTCTGCCAACACCTCCATTATGACGGGCGTCGCGGCTGCCTCCTTCTTCTCCAACGTTTGCCGGTTTGGCGGTTGCGGGCTGCATTTCGAGTCCCTGGGCGAGCTCATCGTTCACATCGAAGATAACCACATCG ACACAGATCCCAGAGTTCTGGAGAGGCAGGAGCTGCAGCAGCCCACATATGTTGCTCTGAGCTACATTAATAg GTTTATGACTGAAGCGGCACGCAGAGAGcaagaaacacagaagaagaagGTCCAACCCAAAATTGCTATATCAGTCACCGGAGGTGTATCGCGTAACAGTACGGCCACGCCTCCTCGGCATAGCAACGGCAGCCTGACTCCGCCCGTCACTCCTCCCATCACACCCTCATCCTCCTTTCGCAGCAGCACACCCACAG GCAGCGAGTGTGATGAGGAGGAGGTGGAGTATGAAGACTCTGACAGCGACGAATCCTGGACTACAGAAAGTGCCATCAGCTCAGAGTCCATCCTCAGCTCCATGTGCATGAATGGGGGCGATGAGAAACCCTTCGCATGCCCTGTTCCAGGATGCAAGAAAAGATACAAG AATGTGAATGGTATCAAGTACCATGCTAAAAACGGCCACAGGACGCAGATCCGTGTGAGAAAGCCCTTCAAGTGTCGCTGTGGGAAAAGCTATAAAACCTCTCAAGGCCTTAGACATCACACCATCAACTTCCACCCACCTCTGTGA
- the tax1bp1a gene encoding tax1-binding protein 1 homolog A, with product MMLSACNTGAPSGGGGSVVMETSNFAHVIFQNVGKSFLPQAALECHYTLTPFITPHPKDWVGIFKVGWSSARDYYTFLWSPMPENYIEGSTVHRTIIFQGYYVPRSDGEFYQFCYVTHTGEIRGASTPFQFRSATPTGEELLTVEDDGNSDILVVTTKTGLLEQRVEEVQQECKELQKALRLLTQERDQLQERQRQQNQELQKGLREEKEEAQARVRQLEQDLLEITQKAVVKETELDCLRDRLQKVISERDGLQTQLKNERDERELYKSHVRSAELENTKLSAELQMLKAVELNREVTIAQYQEELHRLRTERDTHPADAGLKEQLRQAEEQLQATRQKAAMLGSELRDASGGRDRTMAELYRARQETEGLRAHLAEAQEECRHAQNQLDRMRSQASQEVGRTGVGVVSELEAELQKEVEELKLRLNMAAEHYKEKYRECQRLRRQVTKLTQQQETQQGDCNRNDASTETTQELHTPDAETPTTDQYPGEIRPVTQRDAERLGVEGRPGKEGKEEKKEEEEDEDEDEEEEDDEEEDEEEEECSVSVEAELACMEEKWREQCTINENLKLLLASEEQRFKTQVTEKDREVSALRESLVVVTREKERLEKELRQCMNRAEAAGSRRSDVREPMILRYPLPYSQDQPPPPLVPQQPAELQFGNPYSDQETRDGADGALSPEQTCRPPPLAPPPWGGPVVCSQPSRSLSPPDGLENPAEERPNGGDGEAPAVCDHQSLESNESHTSFCFDTRPDVHKRCPLCEVIFPPHFEQSSFERHVESHWRVCPVCSEQFPLDCQQHLYEKHVHTHFDDNVLNFDNFD from the exons ATGATGTTGTCAGCCTGTAATACCGGAGCACCTTCTGGTGGAGGAGGAAGTGTTGTCATGGAGACGTCTAACTTTGCCCATGTCATCTTCCAGAATGTTGGGAAAAGCTTCCTCCCGCAGGCAGCGCTTGAATGTCACTACACACTCACCCCCTTCATCACCCCACATCCCAAAGACTGGGTTGGCATCTTTAAG gtggGCTGGAGCAGTGCGAGAGACTACTACACGTTTCTCTGGTCTCCCATGCCTGAAAACTACATTGAGGGATCCACTGTTCACCGAACCATCATCTTTCAgg GATATTATGTTCCCCGTAGTGATGGAGAGTTTTATCAGTTCTGCTACGTCACACACACGGGTGAAATCAGAGGTGCGAGCACGCCATTCCAATTCCGCTCGGCCACGCCCACGGGGGAGGAGCTACTGACAGTGGAAGACGATGGAAACTCAGACATACTGGTTGTGACGACAAAGACTGGGCTACTAGAG cagCGTGTAGAGGAAGTTCAACAGGAGTGCAAAGAACTGCAGAAAGCTCTACGCCTCCTCACACAGGAGAGAGATCAGCTacaggagagacagagacaacAGAACCAG GAGCTGCAGAAAGGCTTGCgcgaggagaaggaggaggctCAAGCCAGAGTCCGACAACTTGAACAGGATCTGCTAGAAATCACACAAAAAGCTGTTGTTAAAGAGACTGAACTGGACTG TTTAAGAGACAGGCTGCAGAAGGTGATTTCTGAGAGGGACGGTCTACAAACTCAACTGAAGAATGAGAGAGATGAAAGGGAGCTTTACAAA TCTCATGTGCGTAGCGCCGAGCTGGAAAACACTAAACTCAGTGCAGAGCTGCAGATGCTGAAGGCAGTTGAGCTGAACAGAGAGGTCACCATCGCACAGTACCAGGAGGAACTGCACAGGCTACGCACCGAGAGAGACACGCACCCCGCTGATGCC GGTCTGAAAGAGCAGTTGCGTCAAGCTGAGGAGCAGCTCCAGGCCACGCGGCAGAAGGCAGCCATGTTGGGTTCTGAGTTACGCGATGCCTCCGGCGGGCGAGATCGCACCATGGCTGAGCTGTACCGTGCCCGTCAGGAGACAGAAGGCCTGCGAGCCCATTTAGCTGAAGCCCAGGAAGAATGCAGACATGCTCAGAATCAGCTTGACAGGATGAGAAGCCAGGCATCGCAGGAAGTG GGCAGGACTGGAGTGGGCGTGGTTTCAGAGCTGGAGGCGGAGCTACAGAAGGAGGTCGAGGAGCTAAAGCTGCGTCTGAATATGGCTGCAGAGCACTACAAAGAGAAATACAGAGAGTGCCAACGTTTGCGCAGACAAGTCACCAAACTGACCCAGCAACAGGAGACACAGCAGGGG GACTGCAACAGGAATGATGCCTCTACAGAGACCACACAGGAGTTACACACACCAGATGCAGAGACACCTACCACAG ATCAATATCCTGGTGAGATCAGACCTGTGACACAAAGAGATGCAGAGAGACTGGGAGTTGAAGGCAGACCTGGAAAGGAGgggaaggaagagaaaaaagaggaagaggaggacgaagacgaagatgaagaggaggaggacgatgaggaggaggacgaggaggaagaggagtgCAGTGTTTCAGTTGAAGCTGAGCTTGCCTGCATGGAGGAGAAATGGAGAGAGCAGTGCACCATCAATGAAAACCTGAAGCTCCTGCTAGCCAGTGAGGAGCAGAGGTTTAAA ACTCAAGTGACGGAGAAGGACAGAGAGGTGTCTGCTCTGAGAGAGAGTCTTGTGGTGGTGAccagggagaaagagagactgGAAAAG GAGTTGCGGCAGTGTATGAACAGAGCAGAGGCAGCAGGGAGTCGGAGGTCAGATGTCAGAGAGCCAATGATTCTGCGATACCCACTGCCGTATTCACAAGACCAGCCTCCACCTCCACTGGTGCCCCAACAACCTGCTGAACTGCAGTTTGGAAACCCCTATTCAGATCAAGAAACCCGGG ATGGAGCAGATGGGGCATTATCCCCAGAACAAACCTGCCGGCCCCCTCCTTTGGCTCCACCTCCGTGGGGTGGTCCTGTGGTCTGCAGTCAGCCGTCACGCAGTCTCAGCCCCCCTGATGGCCTGGAGAATCCCGCTGAAGAGCGGCCTAAC GGAGGTGATGGTGAAGCCCCTGCAGTCTGTGATCATCAGAGCCTGGAGTCTAATGAGAGCCACACCAGCTTCTGCTTTGATACCAG ACCTGATGTTCATAAGCGCTGTCCCCTATGTGAGGTGATTTTCCCGCCACATTTTGAACAAAGCAGTTTTGAGCGGCACGTGGAGTCTCACTGGAGGGTATGTCCCGTCTGCAGCGAGCAGTTTCCTCTGGACTGCCAGCAGCATCTCTACGAAAagcatgtgcacacacacttcGATGACAATGTTCTGAACTTTGACAACTTTGATTAG